A genomic window from Sparus aurata chromosome 4, fSpaAur1.1, whole genome shotgun sequence includes:
- the LOC115580864 gene encoding tetraspanin-18-like isoform X2, which produces MEGDCLSCMKYLMFIFNFFIFLGGSFLLGVGIWVLLDPTGFREIVAANPLLFTGVYVILAMGGMLFLLGFLGCCGAIRENKCLLLFFFMLILFIFLAELAAAILAFLFREHLTREYFSRELKRHYQGHNNTDVFTSTWNAIMTTFDCCGVSGPEDFEESLFRLLSPSKMVPEACCQRNSYLGAGSVEQCVSGSVAFRHNKGCYSAMVNYFETYIYTAGALAIVVLTIELFAMVFAMCLFRGIQ; this is translated from the exons CTGGGCGGCTCCTTCCTGCTGGGTGTGGGCATCTGGGTGCTGCTGGACCCGACGGGCTTCAGGGAGATCGTGGCGGCGAACCCCCTCCTGTTCACCGGGGTCTACGTCATCCTGGCCATGGGCGGCATGCTGTTCCTGCTGGGCTTCCTGGGCTGCTGCGGCGCCATCAGGGAGAACAAATGCCTCCTGCTCTTT TTCTTCATGctcatcctcttcatcttcctggCTGAACTGGCTGCTGCCATCCTGGCGTTCCTCTTCAGGGAACAC TTAACCAGAGAGTATTTCAGCCGGGAGCTCAAGCGTCACTACCAAGGTCACAACAACACCGACGTCTTTACATCCACCTGGAACGCCATCATGACCACG TTCGACTGCTGTGGCGTCAGCGGCCCCGAGGACTTCGAGGAGAGTCTCTTCAGGCTCCTCAGCCCCAGTAAGATGGTCCCTGAGGCCTGTTGCCAGAGGAACAGTTACCTTGGAGCTGGCAGCGTGGAGCAGTGTGTGAGCGGCAGCGTGGCCTTCAGACACAACAAG GGCTGTTACTCCGCGATGGTCAACTACTTCGAGACGTACATTTACACAGCAGGAGCTCTCGCCATCGTCGTGCTGACAATCGAA ctcttcGCGATGGTGTTCgccatgtgtttattcagaGGAATCCAGTAA